The following proteins are co-located in the Paenibacillus sp. JNUCC32 genome:
- a CDS encoding DUF1450 domain-containing protein yields the protein MANDIRVCEKCRHTKLKTIIPKIQKMVPDADIKIGCKSYCGPCGKRAFIYINGRYVSAPTEDEVLAKALPFVK from the coding sequence ATGGCTAATGATATTCGCGTCTGCGAGAAATGCAGGCATACGAAATTGAAGACAATCATCCCGAAGATTCAGAAAATGGTGCCGGATGCCGACATTAAGATCGGCTGCAAATCCTATTGCGGTCCTTGCGGCAAACGCGCATTCATTTATATCAACGGCCGGTATGTCAGCGCACCTACAGAGGATGAGGTGCTGGCAAAGGCGCTGCCGTTTGTGAAGTAA
- a CDS encoding M14 family metallopeptidase → MQQYVVQKGDTLRRVAARHGLAYEQLITANPWAAQQPYLQQGQMLYLPASLRRRYVIQEHDTFDRIASAFRFRKEALEELNPGLSANQLPQGKTIVLPGPTHKHLIRLTGEYGPGDLERDIQEMQLLYPAIEWSVIGRSVLGKPIYAAKIGKGPKNLHMNAALHANEWITTPCLMRFMEEYGRALVQDSTVYHQEPTAWYQDYTLWVVPMANPDGVELVQEGITPPHPYYERLLEWNGGREDFRRWKANINGVDLGDQFPAHWNEEVARRGKTRPSPQDYAGAKPLSEPEAETVYQHTLSISPERAVSLHSQGREIYWNYRDYEPPESENMARIMGQAGGYRPVKLQGSDAGYKDWFIQHFRRPGFTVEIGYGINPLPLEDFEDLCVEVGSILSAFMSLE, encoded by the coding sequence ATGCAGCAATATGTCGTACAGAAAGGCGATACACTAAGACGCGTGGCTGCCAGACATGGTCTGGCGTATGAACAGCTGATTACGGCAAATCCATGGGCCGCCCAGCAGCCGTATCTCCAGCAGGGACAAATGCTCTATCTTCCTGCATCGCTGCGCCGGCGGTATGTCATTCAGGAGCATGATACGTTTGATCGTATTGCCAGTGCGTTCCGGTTTCGCAAGGAAGCCTTGGAAGAATTGAATCCCGGTTTATCGGCTAATCAGCTGCCCCAGGGAAAAACGATCGTTCTGCCGGGCCCAACGCATAAGCATTTGATACGGTTAACCGGCGAATATGGGCCGGGGGATCTGGAGCGCGATATCCAAGAGATGCAGCTGCTTTACCCTGCCATCGAGTGGAGCGTCATCGGACGGAGCGTGCTCGGCAAACCCATATATGCGGCCAAAATCGGCAAAGGCCCGAAGAATCTTCACATGAATGCGGCGCTGCATGCCAATGAATGGATCACCACTCCTTGTCTGATGCGATTCATGGAGGAGTACGGCAGGGCGTTGGTCCAAGATTCAACGGTTTATCATCAGGAACCGACGGCCTGGTACCAGGACTATACGCTGTGGGTTGTCCCGATGGCAAACCCGGACGGGGTAGAACTCGTACAAGAAGGAATCACACCTCCTCATCCCTATTATGAACGTCTGCTGGAATGGAATGGCGGTCGCGAGGACTTTCGCCGCTGGAAGGCGAATATCAACGGCGTGGATTTGGGGGACCAATTCCCGGCGCATTGGAACGAGGAAGTTGCTCGCAGGGGCAAAACGCGCCCTTCTCCGCAGGATTATGCGGGGGCTAAGCCGCTGAGCGAGCCGGAAGCCGAGACCGTCTATCAGCATACCCTGTCGATCTCTCCGGAACGAGCCGTTTCCCTTCACAGCCAAGGCAGGGAAATTTATTGGAATTACAGGGACTACGAACCTCCGGAAAGCGAGAACATGGCCAGAATAATGGGTCAGGCGGGCGGTTACAGGCCGGTGAAGCTTCAGGGGAGCGATGCGGGCTACAAGGATTGGTTCATTCAGCATTTCAGAAGACCGGGCTTTACGGTGGAGATCGGTTATGGGATTAATCCGCTGCCGCTCGAGGATTTCGAGGACCTGTGCGTCGAGGTGGGATCGATCCTGTCGGCGTTCATGTCTTTGGAATAA
- a CDS encoding Dabb family protein, with protein MIKHIVFFKLKDPTAENIEKTVQVLRDMDGKIPMLRSLEAGADVIRSERSYDLALIVEVDNLEDLQAYAVHPVHQEVIQYINTVKDHTLSVDFEV; from the coding sequence ATGATTAAACATATTGTTTTTTTCAAATTAAAGGATCCAACCGCAGAGAATATTGAGAAAACCGTGCAGGTGCTGCGCGACATGGACGGGAAAATTCCGATGCTGAGATCCCTTGAAGCGGGTGCCGATGTGATCCGCTCCGAGCGCTCTTATGATTTGGCTTTGATCGTTGAAGTTGACAATCTTGAAGATTTGCAGGCTTATGCCGTTCACCCCGTACATCAGGAAGTGATCCAATACATCAATACGGTGAAAGATCATACGCTTAGCGTTGATTTTGAAGTGTAG
- a CDS encoding HesB/IscA family protein yields the protein MKCKITRNAAKVIKRELDKEENKDKKLRVLVTHAHGDHAHYGLDLDTPKESDVVVSTDKEIDVILEAGQPFLDGVKIDYLYFPEEGFVITNPSQGNHGDH from the coding sequence GTGAAATGTAAAATTACCCGCAATGCGGCCAAAGTGATAAAGCGAGAGCTGGACAAGGAAGAAAACAAGGACAAGAAACTTCGCGTGCTGGTTACCCATGCGCATGGCGATCATGCCCACTATGGACTGGATCTGGACACACCTAAGGAAAGCGATGTCGTCGTATCGACGGATAAAGAGATCGACGTCATTTTGGAGGCTGGACAACCTTTTCTGGACGGCGTCAAAATCGACTATCTTTATTTTCCCGAGGAAGGTTTTGTCATTACGAATCCATCCCAAGGGAATCACGGCGACCACTAG
- a CDS encoding DUF948 domain-containing protein: MTEWSALAAAAGIVLIAVAAVVMMLSIRKLMRRAETMLGRLEEDSARLAQEASQVLEQASVSLEMIQRQLAAGEAFAASMSSAATAVAKTADAVHAVGKKASITAIEHLERARLDNERQIGEMFRWVDAGMTLWHSWNKYASKSGEGQAK, translated from the coding sequence ATGACAGAATGGAGTGCGCTGGCCGCTGCCGCCGGCATCGTGCTGATCGCGGTTGCCGCGGTGGTCATGATGCTGTCGATTAGAAAGCTGATGCGGCGGGCTGAGACCATGCTGGGCCGGCTTGAAGAAGACAGCGCCCGATTGGCACAGGAGGCTTCGCAAGTGCTTGAGCAGGCTTCCGTCTCTTTGGAGATGATACAGCGTCAGCTGGCAGCCGGCGAAGCTTTTGCCGCTTCCATGTCCAGTGCAGCGACAGCCGTAGCCAAGACGGCCGATGCGGTTCATGCTGTTGGGAAAAAAGCTTCCATAACGGCCATTGAGCATCTGGAACGTGCTCGCCTCGATAATGAACGGCAGATCGGGGAGATGTTCCGTTGGGTGGATGCCGGGATGACGCTCTGGCATTCCTGGAACAAATATGCCTCCAAGTCCGGCGAAGGGCAAGCCAAATAG
- a CDS encoding YtxH domain-containing protein — MKEKSKGLLWGVLIGSVAGSVTALLLAPKSGKELRDDIADGARGIGAKVQEAAEKVGEQGVNLIGIMTDRAEHVISDIQSWRNRQESWLAEEEIAQVSSFDEDFEEEAYVPSVSEEKIND, encoded by the coding sequence ATGAAAGAGAAGAGCAAAGGACTCCTCTGGGGAGTATTGATCGGCAGTGTTGCAGGTTCTGTTACCGCACTTCTTCTGGCTCCGAAATCCGGCAAAGAGCTTCGGGATGACATTGCTGACGGCGCACGCGGAATCGGTGCCAAGGTGCAGGAGGCAGCGGAGAAGGTAGGAGAGCAGGGCGTTAATCTGATCGGCATCATGACGGATCGTGCCGAGCATGTCATCTCCGACATTCAGTCCTGGCGGAACCGGCAGGAGAGCTGGCTGGCAGAAGAGGAAATCGCACAGGTGTCCTCGTTTGATGAGGATTTTGAAGAAGAGGCGTATGTGCCCTCTGTTTCGGAAGAGAAGATCAACGATTAA
- a CDS encoding nitric oxide synthase oxygenase — MNDSIHRTGLFQAAEQFIGLCYAELNRTGEEVQSRIRDIRSQIERTGTYEHTIEELTHGAKMAWRNSNRCIGRLFWDRLKVIDARHLTETSDIFSALLHHIESATNGGKIIPTITIFRAARPGEAPLMIKNHQLIRYAGYETPDGTIGDPASIAFTKECMEMGWQGDLTAHDVLPLVVQQGNEPPEWLPIPKSSVLEVCLEHPDLPELKEEGLKWYGVPLISDMLLEIGGITYTAAPFNGWYMGTEIGARNLADEARYNKLPLIAKLMGLETSSEATLWRDRALVELNVAVLYSYKKAGVSIVDHHSAAAQFGLFERREAQAGRELTGDWSWLIPPVSPATTHIFHASYHNDMRSPNFHYRNKEQ, encoded by the coding sequence GTGAATGACAGCATACATCGCACGGGCCTTTTTCAGGCTGCGGAGCAGTTTATCGGGCTCTGTTATGCAGAGTTAAACCGGACCGGGGAAGAAGTGCAGTCCCGGATCCGCGACATCCGCTCACAGATCGAGCGGACAGGTACATATGAACATACGATAGAGGAACTGACGCACGGGGCCAAAATGGCCTGGCGAAACAGCAACCGCTGTATCGGGAGACTCTTTTGGGATCGCCTGAAGGTCATTGATGCCAGACACTTAACGGAGACCTCCGACATCTTTTCGGCGCTTCTCCACCATATCGAGAGTGCCACCAATGGCGGAAAGATCATACCTACGATTACCATTTTCAGAGCTGCGCGTCCCGGGGAAGCTCCCCTAATGATCAAAAACCATCAATTGATTCGGTATGCGGGTTACGAAACGCCGGACGGCACGATTGGCGACCCGGCTTCGATCGCCTTCACGAAGGAATGCATGGAGATGGGTTGGCAGGGTGACTTGACCGCCCATGATGTGCTGCCGCTGGTGGTGCAGCAGGGGAATGAGCCGCCCGAGTGGCTGCCGATACCGAAATCCTCCGTGCTGGAGGTCTGCCTGGAGCATCCTGATCTTCCGGAGCTTAAAGAGGAAGGGTTAAAATGGTACGGGGTGCCTCTCATCTCGGACATGCTGCTTGAGATCGGGGGCATTACGTATACGGCCGCTCCGTTCAACGGATGGTATATGGGAACCGAAATCGGTGCCCGCAACCTCGCAGATGAGGCCCGTTACAACAAGCTTCCGCTCATCGCCAAGCTGATGGGACTGGAGACTTCAAGCGAAGCCACCTTGTGGAGGGATCGTGCACTGGTCGAACTCAATGTGGCCGTGCTTTATTCCTACAAAAAGGCGGGCGTCAGCATCGTGGACCATCACTCGGCTGCAGCCCAGTTCGGTCTGTTCGAACGGCGTGAAGCGCAGGCCGGGCGCGAGCTTACCGGAGACTGGAGCTGGCTGATTCCTCCGGTTTCGCCGGCCACCACGCATATTTTTCATGCATCCTATCATAATGACATGCGTTCGCCGAATTTCCATTATAGGAACAAGGAACAATAA
- a CDS encoding DUF86 domain-containing protein, which produces MYYVNQEQIERRLNAIPDIAEGLRAAAQSWDGGLVLGLVQERALHLAIEVVTDVGSYLIDGFIMRDASSYEDIMDINHEEKVFPQEVHKVLMELVRLRKPLVQDYYDWDRQALHSLTPVLPDVLEQFAGNVREYLKNELY; this is translated from the coding sequence GTGTATTATGTGAATCAAGAGCAAATTGAACGGCGGCTGAACGCAATTCCGGACATTGCGGAAGGTTTGCGGGCCGCGGCGCAATCGTGGGACGGAGGCCTGGTTCTGGGCCTGGTTCAGGAGCGTGCGCTTCATCTGGCGATCGAGGTCGTCACGGATGTGGGAAGCTACCTGATCGACGGATTTATTATGCGGGATGCCAGCAGTTACGAAGATATCATGGATATCAATCATGAGGAAAAGGTGTTTCCGCAAGAGGTTCATAAGGTTCTGATGGAGCTGGTTCGTTTACGTAAGCCGCTCGTACAGGACTACTATGATTGGGACCGGCAGGCGTTGCATTCTTTAACGCCCGTACTTCCCGATGTGCTGGAGCAGTTTGCGGGAAACGTTCGCGAATATTTAAAGAACGAACTGTACTGA
- a CDS encoding NAD(P)/FAD-dependent oxidoreductase, protein MSKYDVIVVGAGPAGIFACYELTLKSPGSRVLLVDKGHDIYRRSCPILEEKIKLCPPAVGRKEFAGCLPACSITAGFGGAGAYSDGKFNITTEFGGWMTDYLPGSKVMELIQYVDAINLEHGATPAITDPTTHAIRDIEQRGYAAGLKLLRAQVRHLGTEQNLEILKSIYEYLKTRIDMAFRAEVEDIVTVKEDGTHRVTGIAMKGGEVHEANLVMVAPGRDGSAWLTGILKKRRLKMHNNQVDVGVRVETSDVVMREINEHLYEGKFIFNTSVGTRVRTFCSNPSGHVVVENHSGVMAANGHSYKDPALGSANTNFALLVSHKFTEPFDKPNEYAREICKRANDLSSGGVIVQKFGDVLRGRRSTEGRIREGFLEPTLKEAVPGDLGLVLPYNTMKSLIEMVEALDQVTPGIASEHTLFYGVEAKFYSARPKLSDSFETEIKGLYCGGDGAGITRGLAQAGAAGVWIARNMLNHI, encoded by the coding sequence ATGAGCAAATATGATGTTATCGTTGTTGGTGCCGGTCCTGCGGGAATTTTTGCATGTTATGAGCTGACATTGAAATCACCGGGCAGCAGGGTGCTGCTGGTTGACAAGGGACATGATATTTACCGGAGAAGCTGTCCGATTCTGGAGGAGAAGATTAAGCTGTGTCCTCCGGCGGTAGGCCGGAAGGAATTCGCCGGTTGCCTGCCGGCCTGCTCGATTACGGCCGGATTTGGTGGAGCCGGGGCATACAGTGACGGCAAATTCAACATAACCACAGAGTTTGGCGGCTGGATGACCGATTATTTGCCCGGATCCAAAGTCATGGAGCTCATTCAATATGTGGACGCCATCAACCTGGAGCATGGGGCGACGCCTGCCATTACAGATCCGACGACCCATGCGATCCGCGATATTGAACAGCGAGGATACGCAGCAGGCCTTAAGCTGCTTCGCGCACAGGTAAGGCATCTTGGAACCGAGCAGAATTTGGAAATCCTGAAGTCGATTTATGAATATTTAAAGACAAGGATTGATATGGCATTCCGGGCGGAGGTCGAGGACATCGTCACCGTCAAGGAGGACGGCACCCACCGCGTCACCGGCATCGCGATGAAGGGCGGAGAGGTCCATGAGGCGAATCTGGTGATGGTTGCCCCCGGCCGCGACGGGTCTGCCTGGTTGACCGGCATTCTTAAAAAACGCAGATTGAAAATGCATAATAACCAAGTGGATGTCGGCGTGCGCGTCGAAACCTCGGATGTGGTCATGCGTGAAATCAACGAGCATTTGTATGAAGGCAAATTCATCTTCAACACTTCGGTCGGGACCCGCGTGCGGACATTCTGCAGTAATCCTTCCGGCCATGTCGTGGTGGAAAACCACAGCGGCGTCATGGCCGCCAACGGCCATTCCTACAAGGATCCGGCGTTGGGCTCGGCCAATACGAACTTTGCGCTGCTGGTATCCCATAAGTTTACGGAGCCGTTTGATAAGCCTAACGAATACGCGCGCGAAATATGCAAGCGGGCGAATGATCTGTCCAGCGGCGGGGTCATCGTGCAGAAATTCGGCGACGTGCTTCGCGGCCGGAGATCCACCGAGGGCAGAATCCGCGAAGGGTTTCTTGAGCCGACGCTGAAGGAAGCCGTTCCAGGCGATCTTGGCTTGGTGCTGCCTTACAACACGATGAAAAGTCTGATCGAGATGGTTGAAGCGCTTGATCAAGTCACGCCGGGGATCGCGTCGGAGCACACGTTGTTCTATGGCGTCGAGGCCAAGTTTTACTCCGCAAGGCCGAAGCTGTCGGATTCCTTCGAGACGGAGATCAAGGGGCTGTATTGCGGCGGGGATGGCGCCGGAATTACCCGAGGGCTTGCTCAGGCAGGAGCCGCCGGGGTCTGGATTGCCCGGAACATGCTGAACCATATTTAG
- the racE gene encoding glutamate racemase, whose translation MQQAIAILDSGVGGLTVAKEVMRQLPREKIIYFGDTARAPYGPRTPEEVRLFTEQIVDYLIQYDPKMIVIACNTATAAALDYISSKVPVPVIGVIHPGARAAISATKTGHVGVIGTVGTIGSGAYTAALKQLSPYIGVESQACPELVPLVEHGLFRSKDSLQVVERSLRVIKDTSIDCLILGCTHYPFLMNTIQTVMGPNVKLISSADETAREVSTILYDKGQLASSMEGPVHQFFCTGDPEIFQSIATEWLGEHIKRTPVVWQITKL comes from the coding sequence GTGCAGCAAGCAATCGCAATACTAGACTCGGGTGTGGGCGGGCTGACTGTCGCCAAAGAAGTGATGAGACAGCTCCCGAGAGAGAAGATTATTTATTTCGGAGATACAGCCCGCGCACCCTACGGACCCCGTACACCGGAAGAAGTCCGTTTATTTACGGAGCAAATCGTAGATTATTTAATTCAATATGATCCCAAAATGATCGTTATCGCCTGTAATACGGCAACGGCGGCGGCGCTTGATTATATTTCGTCCAAAGTGCCCGTGCCGGTCATCGGTGTCATTCATCCAGGGGCACGAGCCGCCATAAGCGCAACGAAGACCGGACACGTCGGCGTGATCGGTACGGTCGGAACCATTGGCAGCGGAGCGTATACAGCGGCTCTGAAACAGCTGTCACCATATATCGGGGTAGAGAGTCAAGCCTGCCCCGAATTGGTACCGCTCGTCGAACACGGATTGTTCCGGTCCAAGGATTCCCTGCAGGTGGTGGAGCGATCGCTACGAGTCATCAAGGATACCTCCATTGATTGCCTGATCCTGGGTTGTACCCACTATCCGTTTCTCATGAATACGATTCAAACCGTCATGGGGCCGAATGTGAAGCTGATCAGCTCCGCCGATGAAACGGCACGCGAAGTCAGCACGATTCTGTACGATAAAGGCCAGCTCGCGAGCAGCATGGAAGGGCCGGTGCATCAATTTTTCTGTACAGGAGATCCGGAAATTTTTCAGAGCATTGCAACCGAATGGCTTGGTGAGCATATCAAGCGGACGCCGGTGGTATGGCAGATTACGAAGCTATAA